TATCTCGTCTTCGGTCAGATTGCGAATTGAGACGGCATTGATTTTTACGGGATCAAATCCAGCCGCGTGAGCAGCACGAATTCCTTCCCGTACTTTCTCGTAATCGTCTCGGCGGGTGATCTCCTGGAATTTCTGTGCGTTTAATGCGTCCAGACTGATATTAATTCGTCTGAGTCCGGCATCGAACAGAGCTTGCGCGTATTGAGGCAACAGAATTCCGTTCGTGGTAATCCCGATATCCTGAATTCCGGAAATCTCGGCGATCATCTTGACCAGTTCAGGAATGTTTTTGCGAACCAGGGGCTCTCCCCCGGTGAGGCGGATTTTATTGACTCCGAGCGGGGCCACCAGTCGCACGAATCGTACAATCTCTTCAAAGGAGAGGATCTTGCTGCGGTGGACGAACTGGACATCTTCCGAAGGCATGCAGTAAAAGCAGCGGATATTACAGCGATCGGTGACGCTGATTCTCAGGTTATTATGCGCCCGTCCGAATGAATCGATGAGCTGATTCTGCAGTTCCATCAATGCCTCTCGCGTTTGACGTCGGTTAAACGCTGACGTGGTTATTAAAGTCCAATGATTTGTCTATCTACTATTATAGCCGCGATCTGCGGTTCCACAGGGATTATTCTGCCGTGACCCCCGGATGTTCCCATTCCGTGGTCCCGTCGGCCCAGTTCTCTTTTTTCCAGATGGGAACGATTTCTTTCAGACGATCAATCAGGAACCGGCCGGCTTCGAACGCTTCATTGCGATGTGCCGAGCTGACGGCGATCGCCACGCTGATTTCTCCCAGCGTCAGATGTCCGACACGGTGTTCAATGCCGATTAAATGCACATCCCATTTCGCACGGGCTTCGTCAATCAACTGCTGCATCGTTTTATACGCCATCTCCGGGTACGCTTCGTAGTCGAGCGCGACGGTCTGCTTGCCCTGGGTCATTTCCCGGACCGTCCCCATGAACAGCACCACGGCACCACAGGCATTCGAACGAACCTGTTCGGTCAGGGCAGTGTAGTCAATCGGTTCTTCTACAATCGCAATCGAGTCGGGCATGATGCTCCCAGTTTTAATGGTTTTCTTACTCGGACGAGTCAGCCACCGCTTACCGGCGGGAAACAGGCAATTTCCTGTTCCGCGGTGAGTGGCTGTTCTTCGCCTGCATAAGCATTGTCGATGGCGATAAACAGTTGACCGCTCAAGGACTGCAGTTCAGGATACTGTTCTGCAATCGCAGTTCGCAACCCGGCCACCGTCATGTTGTCAACGGCTTTGATGCTGATGGTATCACTGCCTGCCAGTTCCCGGGCACGGGCAAATAATCGGACCTGAATGGAGGAGGCTGTCATGATACGACCAGTTTTTTCTTCTGCGGCTGCAAAGACCGTTCGAGTTCTGGCATGAGCCCATAAGAAAGCGCCAGTAGCTTGATCGGATGAATGGTGGGAATCGCAGATTCCTGCTCCATCTGCATTTTACAGCTGCTGCACTCCGTCGCACCCGCGTGAACATTCGTTATTTTCATATGATCGATCAACTCCTGACCGATCTGCTTGGAAGTCTCAAAGGTTTCCCGGGCCAGACCGTAAGTACCTGCCATACCCGAGCAACCTTTTTCAATTGTATTCACCTGCAGCTCAGGAATCAAAGCGAGAAGCTCTTTCAAAGCGGACCGTGACGATAAAGCCTTGATATGACAGGGGGTATGATAATCCAGCTCCATCGCCAGCCGTCCGAAATCGGTCCTCAAACGACCTGATTCACGCCGCTCCCACAGATATTCTCCCGCTTCCAGTACCTGGCTCGCGATTACCTCACTGTCTTCTCCGGGTACCAGCATGGGATATTCCTGCTTGAGACAGATAGCGGCTGCCGGCTCGGTACAGACGATGCGATGCCCTTCGCGGGCGAATTCACTCAGGATCTGAATGTTTTCCCTGGCCAGACCACGGGCCGCGATCAGATCTCCTGCCGACACCATCGCCATGCCTGAAGCAAGCTGCAGGGGTGGAATGTAGACCGGAATCTGGTTATGTTGCAGAATGGCCAACAGGGCATGCGCGAGTTCTGGATCATGGTAGTTGGCGTAGTAATCGACGAAAAAGATCACCAGGTCGGGATCGCTTCCCGGCCGAGGGCGTTTTGTCAGTTTACGGGGGACCGACCGCAGAAACGATCTGCGGGAAAACAGAGGCAACTTTCGGTGCCGATGAATGCCCATCATCTTTTCCATGACCCAGCGGGCCGTCGAATTGTTGATCGCCCAGTTGGCGGCCATAGAAAGAGTACTGCCCAGTGCACCGAAGGAATGGGCACGGGAAAGAATCCAGTCTGTGTGGTCGAGCCCATTCGCAGAAACGTAAGCCGCCTTGGCTTCGATGGCCATCTGCGGAATATTCACCGAGGAAGGACAGTCGAGCACGCACTGCTTACAGTTCACGCAGGTATCCGCGAGTCGCTTGGTATCCTGGGAGGAGAGCTCATTGGGATGAATGGCTCCCGAGAGCAGACCGCGAAACAGGTTGGCTTTGGCACGGGGTGAAGCCTCTTCGACTGGTTCGATGCGGAATACGGGACA
The DNA window shown above is from Gimesia sp. and carries:
- the moaA gene encoding GTP 3',8-cyclase MoaA, which produces MELQNQLIDSFGRAHNNLRISVTDRCNIRCFYCMPSEDVQFVHRSKILSFEEIVRFVRLVAPLGVNKIRLTGGEPLVRKNIPELVKMIAEISGIQDIGITTNGILLPQYAQALFDAGLRRINISLDALNAQKFQEITRRDDYEKVREGIRAAHAAGFDPVKINAVSIRNLTEDEIVPFGQLARETGAEIRFIEFMPLDADNKWEREKVLFAQEIREILTQGIMPLVPVEQTDKSAPASDFVFEDGVGRIGFIASISNPFCMSCNRFRLTADGKLRNCLFSLDETDIRKLFRTDAPDAEVIDAVKKSIAAKKEGHEINTARFIQPDRPMYSIGG
- a CDS encoding molybdenum cofactor biosynthesis protein MoaE, yielding MPDSIAIVEEPIDYTALTEQVRSNACGAVVLFMGTVREMTQGKQTVALDYEAYPEMAYKTMQQLIDEARAKWDVHLIGIEHRVGHLTLGEISVAIAVSSAHRNEAFEAGRFLIDRLKEIVPIWKKENWADGTTEWEHPGVTAE
- a CDS encoding MoaD/ThiS family protein codes for the protein MTASSIQVRLFARARELAGSDTISIKAVDNMTVAGLRTAIAEQYPELQSLSGQLFIAIDNAYAGEEQPLTAEQEIACFPPVSGG